The DNA region GCATCGTCGACTTGCCGGCCTCGTTCGCGCCGACGACCAGTGTCAGCCCACGGCCGAACTCGACCCGGCGGTCCTCGAAGGCACCGTAACGGTCCAGGCCGAGCGCGCGGACCCGCATCAGGTGTCGTCCCCGGAGAGGCGTGCGAGCAGGCCGTCCCCGGCACGCCGGGCCAGGTCGGCGAGCGTGCGGGGATCGCCCAGGTCGAGCAGGTCGGCTCCGCGCAGCAGCCGCCCGACCTCACGGTCCAGCGGGCCGATCCAGCGCGCGAGGTCCCCCGGGCGGGCGCCCAGATCGTCGCAGGCCGCGCGTACGGCGGAGAGCAGCTCGGGGTCGACGGCCCCGGCCGGCCGCGGGTCGCTCACCCGATTGACGATCTTCTCCAGGCAGACCTGCAGGCCGTCGGCGACCGTACGGAGCTCCTCCCGCAACCGTTCGGCGTCGGCGAGACCCGCGGCGGCCCGCGACACGCCGGTGAGCACGGTGCGGGCGACGACCGGGCGGTCGCCCGCGGAGTCCCGCGCCGTCCGCAGCTCGGTCGTGACCCGGCCCAGGATGTCGTCGAGGGTGTCGGCACCGGTGGCGTCCACGGTGAGGACGGCCCAGCGGGCCACGTCGCAGGGGACGTGCTCGATCCGGGTGGGGCCGTCCTGGGAGACCTCGACCACGAGCGCGCCCTTCGGCCCGCTCTCCCGGGGGGTGCGGCCCTGGAGGTTGCCGCTGAACGCCGCGACCTGGTGGCCCCCGGGCCGGTCCCCCCGGGTGGCCGCGCCGCCGGAAGGCACGCCGTCGGAAAGCACGCCGTCGGGCGGCGGGCCG from Parafrankia discariae includes:
- a CDS encoding metallophosphoesterase family protein; the encoded protein is MRLVHAADIHLDSPLRGLTRLGDGDLAHLLRQATRRALANLVDLSVDRAADALLLAGDVYDGTWRDYATGRFFVEQMGRLRDAGIPVYMISGNHDAESEITRSLTLPPNVRVFASDQPGTHVADDLGLAVHGQSYATAAVHDNLVQRYPDAVAGLVNVGLLHTAADGAEGHANYAPCSADDLARTGYDYFALGHVHSHRVVHGGPPPDGVLSDGVPSGGAATRGDRPGGHQVAAFSGNLQGRTPRESGPKGALVVEVSQDGPTRIEHVPCDVARWAVLTVDATGADTLDDILGRVTTELRTARDSAGDRPVVARTVLTGVSRAAAGLADAERLREELRTVADGLQVCLEKIVNRVSDPRPAGAVDPELLSAVRAACDDLGARPGDLARWIGPLDREVGRLLRGADLLDLGDPRTLADLARRAGDGLLARLSGDDT